TCAGGGTCAACTTTTCCTTCTGACTCGTGTGTATGTGTTGCGATAAGTATCCCATCAACAAAGTCATCTCTAGCATACCATTCTTCCCCAGGGGCCCCACTAGTTGGTAGACCTTCTGAATATTTTCTACTGAATCCCTCTGATTCCAGTAGTAAAATTTGCTCACGTGATAATTCAATCGGCACATCGACTTCGATTGTCTCCATGATCTCTGTAGTCCATGGTCCGGCTGTTACAACGACGTTTCCCGTCTCAATAGTTTTTTCTGGTGTCTTCACCCCAACTACTTTCCCTCTTTCTGTTTTAATCTCCGTGACTTTTGTCCCCGTATCAACGATTGCCCCGGCTTCACGGGCAGCATTTACAAATCCAATACATGCATCGGTTCCACTGGAGTATGCTGCTGTTTCATCATTTACAACAAAGTCTGTCTCTGGACTTGATATCATTGGGTATTCCTCTGTAAAATCTTCGCGTTCAAGTCTTGATACTGGAATATTCAACTCTTCTAATACTTTGTGGCCATTCATTGCATATGCTCCAGATTCGTCTCCCTCAATCCCGAGTCGAAGTAGAGGATTTGGCTTATATGCGAGTGGCTGTCCTGTCCGCTCCTCAAACTCACGATAAAATTTATGACTCCATTTTGCCATCTCTGCATAAATTTTCGAGGCTCCATAGTGATGTCTAATAATTGCAGAAGAATCCCCCGTTGCTCCGCTTGCAATGTTGTCTTTTTCGAGTAACAGCACTGACTGATCTGTTTCCGTTGCGTGGAAATAACAGGTGCTTGTGCCGGCGATTCCTCCACCAATAATTACAGTGTCCACTGTGTCTGGTAGGTCTTTCTGCATATATCTTTGGTCTAATTTCTGTATGTATATATCTTTGTTACAAGGTAATTTATCGCATGATCTCTGGTCTGTGATCTGCTTTAGAAATAAAAAATCAAAGCGTAGCCCCCCGTGATCTACAGAGATAACAGGCAGAGTGCCTCGGGGCTTGACCCCGGAGCAGTTCACTGACTGAAATCTTGCTGTATCTTTTATGTCCACTTCTCAATAGGAAACTTAGGATACCACCTATCTACAGATCAAAAAGAACGAATTTCGCTGATGTTGATTCTGATACGTTTCACCTGTAGAGCCGTGCGTCTCTCTGGTTAGTGTCTTATACGTTCTCTTTGACTGACTTTGTTAGTTGAGGAACGACATCAAAAAGGTCGTCAACGATGCCGTAATCTGCAATATCAAAGATCGGCGCCTCAGGGTCTTCATTTATCGCAATGATTGTGTTTGCATCTTGTATCCCTGCGACGTGCTGTACTGCTCCTGAGACTCCCACAGCGAGATAAACATTCGGTGATACAGTTTTCCCTGACTGACCAACCTGCCGACTTGGTGGTAACCATCCATTGTCGACAATCGGCCGAGACGCTGCAAGTGTTGCACCAGCTGATTCAGCAAACTCTCTAATTAACTCAATATTTTCTTTACTTTCGATCCCACGACCAACTGAAACAACAAAATCAGCATCAGTGATGTCTATGTCCCCATTTGACGTGGATCTCAATCCTGTCACGGCACTGTATATTTCATCGTCTGGAGGGGAGATGTCCATTGATGTCACCGTTGGATTACCACCTCTACTTGCTTTTTCCCATTCAGAACTCCGAATTGTCAGGACGCTTTGATCACTTTTGATACGCATCTTCGTCTGGATTTTTGCCCCGTGTGTCTCTCGAGTTACTGCTAGCTTTCCATCATACGCAAAATTGATGACGTCCGTCAATATCGGCATATTCAGTTTTTTAGCAACTGCCGGCGCAAAGTCGAGCCCGTTGACCGAATTTGGTGTCAAAATATACTTTGGGTCACATTGCTTTCCTATCTCACGGATCGCATGCACATATGTATCGTGATTGAAGTGCCTACCATCAGTAACTGCATAAATTGTATCAATCCCTGCGCACTGAAATTCTTTAGATAGTTTCACCGCCTCTCCATTGATAACTGCTGCGTGAAGCTCTCCTCCTGTTTCTGCTGCTAGTTGTTGTCCAGCAGTAGCAAGTCGGAGTGAAGATTCACGAAATGACCCCTGACGATGATCTGGGATGATCAACACGTCACTCATGTGCTTACAACCTCATTTTCTACGAGATAGTCAGATAACTGTTCAGCAGTCTCTTCTGGATCCCCACTCCAAAGTGTTGCCTTCTCATCTACTTCTGGTATGTATACATCTTTAATCTCAATACACGAACCAAGTTCTTTACCATTTATTCCGAGGTCGTCCAGTGACTTCAGGTCAAGCGTCTTTCGCTGTGCTGCCCGAATCCCGCGAATGCTTGCGTATCGTGGTTCGTTTATGCCTGTTTGTATCGTTAACACAGCCGGTAAGTCGATATCTGTCTTTTCGATCATGCCACCTTCTAACTCTCGGTGTACCCGTATTTGATCTTCATCAAGCAGTGTTTGATTCACAATCGCTGCCCATCCATAATTAAGTCGTGTCGCTAAGTGCACCCCAACTGCACCCAACTCTTCGTCACCTGTTTGTGCACCTGTTAGAATGAGGTCGGGGTCCTCTGCTGCCAGCCCTGCAGAAAGTATCTTTGTCCGGGCGTCGACATCAATGAAGTCCATCTCTGCGAGCGTCTCGTCCCAAATTCGTATACCTCTGTCCGCCCCTTTAGCAAGACACGTTCGGATTATCTCCTCTGTCCGCTCGGGGCCTATTGTTATAACCACAACTTCTGTACCTTCCTGCTGCTCACTAATCTGCACAGCTTCCTCGACTGCGTAGTTGTCCCATTCATTCAGTTCGTGCTCTACATACTTTTCTTCAATCTTATTTCCAGTAATTTCGAATTTATCTGGAACGACACTTACCTCTCTAACAATTACTGCTATCTTCATGCATAGCATACATATTCATATGATTATATCAACGTTCTGTATCATGGCATGTACTGCCGAAGAATTTGACTGCGTTTACCAGACGTAAATTCTCTTGAAAAAACTGTGTGCTTAGTGATCCCTGTATTCCGTTAAGTGGACCACCAATACATGTTACAATCACTGTCCTAGTCTCTATAAGCGAAGCGAACTGATTATTTCAGGCTTTGACTCTCTACCAACTACAATGTTTTAGACTACAATACACATCATTCTGGCTAACTTGGTGATGATATCCTCTGTGATGGCGGTTGTAACAATTGAAACTGGTATTCTTACATGCTTGACCTTCCCTTATTTCGCTGCTGTGTGTGGATATTATGAATACGGTATAACCGTTTTTTGTTACATGACAGTCAGGCTTTTGGGAGTATAAAGTAGCTGGCTAAACTGAATGTAAGGAATAAAACAAATTCTGTTTAATATGCGTAAACAAAAGAGTCCTGAGCTGACAAAACTTCTTTAATCCCTCATAACATGCTGCGCATATGAAAGATAACACTGGTCGAAAGCTCAGCACGGTTTCAACTGCTGTTCATGTTCTTGAGGCCCTACGAGATTTGGAGGGTGCTGGTGTCACAGAACTTGCCAATCACTTGGAACTATCAAAAGCAGCTGTACACGGCCATCTTTCTACCCTCCGTGACGAACAGCTGGTTGTCAAACGTGGCGATGATTATCATCTGAGCTATCACTTTGTGACACTTGGTGAATATGTAAAAAACCAAAGCGACCTCTATACTGCTGGTAAAGAACGTGTTAACGGACTCGCGGAAGATACCGGTGAGTTTGCTCATTTGATGACCGAACAGTTTGGATATGGAGTTCATCTATTCAAATCACAGGGAGATCAAGCAGTTGGAGAACCCTATCATATCCGAAATCTCCAGCGCCGTGATTATTTACATTATTCAGCAGCTGGTAAGGCGATTCTCTCACGACTTCCTACCGAACGAATCCGATCGATAATTGCAGAACGCGGCTTACCTCAGCGAACAGAAAACACAATCACCTCTGAAAGTGAACTTCTCGATCAACTTGAGACAATCCGCGAACGAGGATACGCGTTCAATGATGAAGAAGAAATTGATGGGCTACGGGCTGTTGCTGCTCCAATTGACACTGACTCTTTGGATACAGTCGGTGCAATCAGTCTCTCTGCACCCATAAGCCGATTTAGTGGTCAGTATTATCGAGATGAAATCCCCGAAATGATCATGCATGCGGCCAACCTTATTGAACTAGATATTGAAACCACAAACAAATAATAGTCAAGTTTTGATCCCGTCACCTCCAATTGAAACGTAGTAATACTGTTTCACAATATCTATTGTGAGGACTTGACAGCGGAAGCAGTGACTGTTTTCCAGTTGTCTGGAGTAATAATGTTTCCAGAGAATTCTCCGGCTTCAGGATATGCAGTTGTAATAACTACGTCTGCTGCTGTGGTGAGATATTCTGTAAGATGTTTAATGTGCTCTGCGGCAAGCTGCCCAATTCCATCAAGTGCAATGATAGGAATTCGATCATTAACACTGAATGTCCGGTAACCAGCCAGCGCAGTCACAATCCCAATTAGCTCTACTTCTCCCTCACTCAGTCGATCTAACGATGTTTCCCGGCCGTTACGGGCAACGATAATTTCAAATTGATTTGTGTTGCCTTGTGTGTCTACTTTTCGATTCAGCCGAGCGTTATCAAATCCCGGAACAAACCGTTCAATAATCTCTCCCATTGCTTTATCGAACTGTTCTTTCAATTCTGTTTCTTTTGCCTCTTTTTTCCCCCGTAATTCAGATAACTGGCTGGCTATATTACTTCGCTTTTTCTGTAATTCTTCTAGTTCCCTCTTTTGTTTTCTTAGGCCCTCAAGCCGGTCTTGTTTCTCTGTCAGAGTTCGCTCTTGGGAACCAATTTTTCGTTGCACACGTGTTAATTCCTGCTGAATTTCATCCTGCTCTTTCTCATATTCCGCTTTTAATTCCTCTATCTCTAATTTGAGGTTTTCAATTTCTGACTGGAGGGTGTCTTTGTGCTGCTGTTGTTCTCTCCGCTCAAACTCTAATTCCTCTATTTCCTGTTCAAGTTGCTGCTGCTTTCTCATCACACGTTCTCTCTGCTGCTTTGCTTTTTCAATCTCTTCAATTTCTTCTGTAACTTCAACCTTCTTTGCCTTTATTTCATCTATCTTCTGCTGAATCTGTTCTAACCGTCCATCTACATTGTTTTCTGTTGTTTCCGACCCACAGATCCAGCATTCAAACCTATCTTCTGTAATTGACCGGTCTATTTCCGACAGTAAGTGGACCTGCCCTTCATCAATGATCTCTCGGTTTGATCGATATAACTCCTCTAAAAGTGATATCTGTAGTTCAAGTTCGTCAATCTGATCCTGATATTCTTGAACCTGTTCTTTACTCACTTCTTCTTCGGTAGGTACCTCTATCTTATTCAACTCCTGTTGTTTTGACTTAATCTGCTCTGTATATGTTGAAATCTTTCTATTTATTCGACTAAGGCGTCGCTGTTTCGAGTCAAGTCTTGATTCTTTGCTAGTAATCTTTTCGCGTAGCTCTTCCTGTGCATGGTCTTCCTCAACCTGTTGTGTAAGCTGCTGCTCTTTATTGGTTAATTCACTTAGATCACTTTCAATCTCAGCGATCTCCTTTTGCAACTCAGGAATTGCATCAACGGATCCTTCTAGCCGTCGAATTTTCGTATCAACTGCCTGCCGCTCATCCTGTAGCTGTTCAATCCTCTCATCAATATCGGCGACATCCAGTGGCTTAATCAATAGCTCTGTCAACCGATCATTGTCCTTTGATCGAACAGCGCTTCTAATCGGGTTGTTCTCACCAAGGAACCCAAACAATTGTGCGCAGATTTTATCTTGTTCACTGGACAATACAGGGTGCCCCGACAGCGTCACTGTCTCTGTTTCATCACGTCCAAGAGAAATCGTATATTCTTTGCTTCCTGTAGATAGTGTTACTTTCCCCTCTTGCTTGCTTTCTGTTAGCGGGTGTGATTCATCAGATAGCGTCGTAATACCTGTAACTGTTCGCAGTGCCATCAATAAACTAGACTTTCCCTGGAAATTTGACGCCTGAATAACATTGACTCCGGGAGAAATTTCCACAACACCCTGTTGTATCCCAGCGATATTTTCAATGTCAACTAACCACATATCCAATATTTTCTCACGCGCACAAAATAATATTACTGTCTGCGTTGATTACTGCTGGTTGTTCTTGCTACTTTCCGTTAATATAGCATGTTCTGAGCAGATCTCCTTATCACGAAGGACTTTTTCTATTCGAGACTGTGTTCCGCATACAGGACACTCTACAATTATTTGCGTCTTAATCGGTATATCATCAGCTTTATAGAGTGAATCCCCAGAACCAAGCGATGAAATGATCTCTTGCATATTCTCTTCAACGATATCCTCCACATATTCTACTCGCTCTTTTTGCCAGTTTGACCTTTTTGCCTCATCTCGCTCTTTATTTCCTTCCAAACAATTCGTTAGGTGTCGGTATAATGTTGATGTTGATATTAGATTACTTATTAGTTCCTCGCTGTCTATCCCCTTTGCTTCAAGTTCATCGAGTAAGCCTTGTCGCTCAAGCTCTTCTCCGCTATCTAGTGTTTGGTAATCTGACTTAAGCCGAGAATCTACAATGCTTACCTCGTGTTCCTCATAGGTCGTTTCAATTATCTTTTTGTTGAACCAATCTCGAAGTGGTCGTAGGCCTGTCTCTGGGTAATCTTCTGTTCCGTTCCATCGTCTGAGTAGATATTCATCAACACTGTCTGCCTGCACCGCATCCTGTAAGTTGTATTCTTCAATCACCCGACCAACTTTACAACAAGAATTCATATACTGAATGTTGCAAGGGAAACAACATAGTGTTTCGGTCGAATTATGACGGTACTTTTACCGTCTTAAAAAATTAATAATACTACTAAAAAATAATAGGAAATATGATATAACCGCAGGGGTAGTATGAATATAAAACAAAAATTAATTTTTAAGTTGTAGATTAATCAAAAAATATCCAGAAAATGGGGGAAAATAACTTTTCACCGACAAAAACACAAAATAAATATGCAAAAAATTAATAAGAATATTACATTTATATAGTAGATAATATTATATTATAGAGAATATTGACAGAGGCTGGTATTGGAAAACTACTTGCGAAGCTATTTGTTCGCGTATTATTTTAACCGTTATAGGCTACATCTCCATTTTCAAGGAGCACTGCAGGGGTGAGAATCGCAGGGAGGTATAGATACAGCCGTCCGCTCAGCCTAATCAGCACGGCTAATTTACATGCCAGTTGACACCAAGCTGTAATAGATGTTATTCACGAGCCTAGTTTATACTGGACCGTCCCTGCGGTTAGACTACATCATCCTGTCACTATATTGGAGGTCAGGAACTGACTGAATTAGTGCCTGAAGGGGTCTACTTCACAAAGAAGCTGAGGAACCCCCCGATGAGGTGTCTTCAGAGTGGCTTATGCGACCAGAAAGCTTCTGACTCAACGAGTCGGCGAAGACGGCGAGTAGCCAGGGGCAGTTCACCATACTGTCGTTACGGCGCATTTATCAAAACTACTTTGATGCCGTAAACTATTTTGGCTATTATGGTTGACAAAACTGGAAATCAGACAATTGATGACGCTGTCGAGCGTGTCTTATCCGGGATCAAGCTAGATCGAGCTGACGGGTTATCACTGATTTCACAGCCGGTTGAAAAACTAATGAGAGCAGCGGACATTGTCCAGTCACGATACGGAGATAATACTGTTAACTCATGTAGTATTGTCAATGCTAAATCCGGCGGATGCGCCGAAGACTGTCAGTTTTGTGCGCAGTCTGCATCTTTTGACACGGATATTGAGACCCATGACCTGCTTGATCCTGACCGCATTCTTACGGCAGCAAAGAATGCAGAGCGCGATGGTATCTCTCGGTTTGGGATCGTCATCGCTGGTAGAGGAGTAAATAAGCTACAGCGCCCAGAAGAGTGGTCCCATATTATTGATGCCATCCGGCGTGTCCGCCGTGAAACTGATCTTGCCGTTGATGCAAGTCTTGGAACACTAACCAAAGACGAAGCCGAAACACTCGCTGATGAAGGGGTTGAGCACTACAATCATAACCTTGAGACATCACGACGGTACTTCTCTGAGGTTGTTTCTACTCACACATTTGACGACCGACTGAATACACTTGAGAACGCCAAAGAGGCTGGTATGCAGCTATGCTCTGGTGTTATTCTGGGGATGGGTGAATCCCCAGCTGACCGCATTGATGCGGCTCTGAGCCTCCGTAATTTAGGCGTTTCATCTTTGCCAATTAACCTTCTTAATCCAATCCCCGGAACTCCAATAGGCGATCAGATGCAGGATACAGCAGCGATCTCCCGATCACAACTACTCAAGACAATTGCCGTATATCGTCTTCTTCATCCGACTGCTAATGTACGTATTGCTGGTGGCCGTGAAGCTAATATCACGTATGATAAGCAACATCAACTGTTTGAAGCAGGAGCAGATGGACTGGTCACCGGTGATTATCTCACAACTGAGGGCCAGTCGCCTGAGAAAGATGCGACAATTATCCGCCGTTCTGGCATGGAGCCTGACATGAATATCAATCCTACTACTAATCGCTAACGGAACAATCAGCTTACAGCGGTAGCAAGGCGAACGCCCACGACTTCAGTCCTGTGAAGGAAATCAATAGCAGTGAACACTATTCTATTATCTGGAGATTGTTTATCACCCGTATTTTATATTCGGAGATCTCGGTCTATTTGGATGCTGGCAAGACACAACCTATTGTTATACATCTGCTCCCAGAAGAAATCGAGCATGGTAAAATCCAAGTCTTGCTGTGTGCATATATTGTACACAAAAATAGCACGACACGAATGCTTATTACGAACCTGGTAAATAATAATACTCACAATGGTGATTGACACTGTCCTTCATGCAGGAACCGAACATCCAAATCTCTGGTGGGTGTTTATCCCAAGTCTGTTGTCGTTTATTTTTGGAGTTGGTGTTGGACTGTACTCCGACCAGTTACGCCGGTTGACCCAGTCCGATTCAGATATTTCAACTGAGTAATTAGTAGGCTTCCCCAACTGACGGGGATCTACTTATAGGTATCAACTATTCCTCACTATTGTTATCATCATCATCTTCATCATCCTCATCATTTTCATTCTCTTCAATTTCTTCGTAAGTAACTTCAATCCCAGTGGCCACCGGACGAATTATATACCTCGTGGTCCGTGGCGGCCCTGTCCGTATTGGGGCCATGTCAGCTGTAAATCTCGTTCGATATGAACTCCGAATCTCGAAGTGTTTGTTGAACGTAACCGGGGCATTTCCTGGAATTCTGACATCTGGATCGTCAGATTCTTGTGTTCCGGTCGGATTTTCTGGAGATGACCCTGTATCCCGGTTTTCTGCTAATGTTGCATTTTCTACTTCTGCGTTGAGTTTGAGATAATTATATCGCCCAACTGGAATTTCTCGATCATCATCTATAAGTTGTGTTTCGCCTTCTCCAGCTAATTCCGTTAAATCAACAATTTGCTCCTCGTC
This portion of the Salinarchaeum sp. IM2453 genome encodes:
- a CDS encoding FAD-binding oxidoreductase — protein: MQKDLPDTVDTVIIGGGIAGTSTCYFHATETDQSVLLLEKDNIASGATGDSSAIIRHHYGASKIYAEMAKWSHKFYREFEERTGQPLAYKPNPLLRLGIEGDESGAYAMNGHKVLEELNIPVSRLEREDFTEEYPMISSPETDFVVNDETAAYSSGTDACIGFVNAAREAGAIVDTGTKVTEIKTERGKVVGVKTPEKTIETGNVVVTAGPWTTEIMETIEVDVPIELSREQILLLESEGFSRKYSEGLPTSGAPGEEWYARDDFVDGILIATHTHESEGKVDPDTYKDSVDEDVKLELIDNLVSFCPDLEDAGLQGEYCGIYSNTPDFDFILDEVGPDGCVVGCGFSGHGFKQGPAIGKILSDLVTKGDSSITDVDYFSLDRFEKNKQGHGVVDPRQETESDTAS
- a CDS encoding electron transfer flavoprotein subunit alpha/FixB family protein → MSDVLIIPDHRQGSFRESSLRLATAGQQLAAETGGELHAAVINGEAVKLSKEFQCAGIDTIYAVTDGRHFNHDTYVHAIREIGKQCDPKYILTPNSVNGLDFAPAVAKKLNMPILTDVINFAYDGKLAVTRETHGAKIQTKMRIKSDQSVLTIRSSEWEKASRGGNPTVTSMDISPPDDEIYSAVTGLRSTSNGDIDITDADFVVSVGRGIESKENIELIREFAESAGATLAASRPIVDNGWLPPSRQVGQSGKTVSPNVYLAVGVSGAVQHVAGIQDANTIIAINEDPEAPIFDIADYGIVDDLFDVVPQLTKSVKENV
- a CDS encoding electron transfer flavoprotein subunit beta/FixA family protein gives rise to the protein MKIAVIVREVSVVPDKFEITGNKIEEKYVEHELNEWDNYAVEEAVQISEQQEGTEVVVITIGPERTEEIIRTCLAKGADRGIRIWDETLAEMDFIDVDARTKILSAGLAAEDPDLILTGAQTGDEELGAVGVHLATRLNYGWAAIVNQTLLDEDQIRVHRELEGGMIEKTDIDLPAVLTIQTGINEPRYASIRGIRAAQRKTLDLKSLDDLGINGKELGSCIEIKDVYIPEVDEKATLWSGDPEETAEQLSDYLVENEVVST
- a CDS encoding IclR family transcriptional regulator, with the protein product MKDNTGRKLSTVSTAVHVLEALRDLEGAGVTELANHLELSKAAVHGHLSTLRDEQLVVKRGDDYHLSYHFVTLGEYVKNQSDLYTAGKERVNGLAEDTGEFAHLMTEQFGYGVHLFKSQGDQAVGEPYHIRNLQRRDYLHYSAAGKAILSRLPTERIRSIIAERGLPQRTENTITSESELLDQLETIRERGYAFNDEEEIDGLRAVAAPIDTDSLDTVGAISLSAPISRFSGQYYRDEIPEMIMHAANLIELDIETTNK
- a CDS encoding archaea-specific SMC-related protein → MWLVDIENIAGIQQGVVEISPGVNVIQASNFQGKSSLLMALRTVTGITTLSDESHPLTESKQEGKVTLSTGSKEYTISLGRDETETVTLSGHPVLSSEQDKICAQLFGFLGENNPIRSAVRSKDNDRLTELLIKPLDVADIDERIEQLQDERQAVDTKIRRLEGSVDAIPELQKEIAEIESDLSELTNKEQQLTQQVEEDHAQEELREKITSKESRLDSKQRRLSRINRKISTYTEQIKSKQQELNKIEVPTEEEVSKEQVQEYQDQIDELELQISLLEELYRSNREIIDEGQVHLLSEIDRSITEDRFECWICGSETTENNVDGRLEQIQQKIDEIKAKKVEVTEEIEEIEKAKQQRERVMRKQQQLEQEIEELEFERREQQQHKDTLQSEIENLKLEIEELKAEYEKEQDEIQQELTRVQRKIGSQERTLTEKQDRLEGLRKQKRELEELQKKRSNIASQLSELRGKKEAKETELKEQFDKAMGEIIERFVPGFDNARLNRKVDTQGNTNQFEIIVARNGRETSLDRLSEGEVELIGIVTALAGYRTFSVNDRIPIIALDGIGQLAAEHIKHLTEYLTTAADVVITTAYPEAGEFSGNIITPDNWKTVTASAVKSSQ
- the rdfA gene encoding rod-determining factor RdfA encodes the protein MNSCCKVGRVIEEYNLQDAVQADSVDEYLLRRWNGTEDYPETGLRPLRDWFNKKIIETTYEEHEVSIVDSRLKSDYQTLDSGEELERQGLLDELEAKGIDSEELISNLISTSTLYRHLTNCLEGNKERDEAKRSNWQKERVEYVEDIVEENMQEIISSLGSGDSLYKADDIPIKTQIIVECPVCGTQSRIEKVLRDKEICSEHAILTESSKNNQQ
- the bioB gene encoding biotin synthase BioB, producing MVDKTGNQTIDDAVERVLSGIKLDRADGLSLISQPVEKLMRAADIVQSRYGDNTVNSCSIVNAKSGGCAEDCQFCAQSASFDTDIETHDLLDPDRILTAAKNAERDGISRFGIVIAGRGVNKLQRPEEWSHIIDAIRRVRRETDLAVDASLGTLTKDEAETLADEGVEHYNHNLETSRRYFSEVVSTHTFDDRLNTLENAKEAGMQLCSGVILGMGESPADRIDAALSLRNLGVSSLPINLLNPIPGTPIGDQMQDTAAISRSQLLKTIAVYRLLHPTANVRIAGGREANITYDKQHQLFEAGADGLVTGDYLTTEGQSPEKDATIIRRSGMEPDMNINPTTNR